One Saccharomyces kudriavzevii IFO 1802 strain IFO1802 genome assembly, chromosome: 7 DNA segment encodes these proteins:
- the CWH41 gene encoding mannosyl-oligosaccharide glucosidase (similar to Saccharomyces cerevisiae CWH41 (YGL027C); ancestral locus Anc_4.90), with protein sequence MLNPRSKMLRAFWILANIVLLVSATLNGDEQAELEEYQKFTNESLLWAPYRSNCYFGMRPRYVRESPLMMGIMWFNSLSQDGLHSLRHFATPQDKLQKYGWEVYDPRIGGKEIFIDEKNNLNLTVYFVKSKNGENWSVRVHGRPLDPKQPSTASVVVYFSQNGGEIDGMSSLAMIDRDGPNNLRFLGYSKELGEYDLTVRDNFGQYFNNPAYESMEVAPGSDCSKTSHLSLQIPDNEVWKARDVFQSLVSDSIRDILEKEETKQRPADLIPSVLTIRNLYNFNPGNFHYVQKTFDLSKEEGFEFDVTYNKLETTQSISTKEQITELITWTLNEISARFDKHFSFEEGHDLIESVDAKRKFTLETLSNLLGGIGYFYGKQLVDRETEFDESQFADIKLLNAKEEGPFELFTSVPSRGFFPRGFYWDEGFHLLQIMEYDFDLAFEILASWFEMIEDDSGWIAREIILGNEARSKVPEEFQVQNPNIANPPTLLLAFSEMLSRAIEKIGDFGSATNDQVMFTGKANSFMTNNLEANPDLLAEYAKKIYPKLLKHYNWFKESQAGLIDEYATILEDEGIWDKIHKNEVYKWVGRTFTHCLPSGMDDYPRAQPPDVAELNVDALAWVGVMTRSMRQIAHVLELTEDEAKYAEIEQNVVENLDLLHWSEENDCYCDISIDPEDDEIREFVCHEGYISLLPFALKLIPRNSPKLEKIVALMSDPEKLFSEYGLLSLSRQDEYFGKDENYWRGPIWMNINYLCLDAMRYYYPEVTFDMAGEASNAKKLYQSLKTNLSNNIYKVWKEQGYCYENYSPIDGHGTGAEHFTGWTALVVNILGRF encoded by the coding sequence ATGCTCAATCCAAGATCGAAGATGCTCAGGGCATTTTGGATACTAGCTAATATAGTTCTCTTGGTATCTGCCACCCTTAACGGTGATGAACAAGCAGAGTTGGAAGAGTACCAAAAGTTTACGAATGAATCCCTATTGTGGGCACCTTATAGATCCAATTGCTACTTTGGTATGAGACCTAGATACGTAAGAGAAAGTCCGCTAATGATGGGTATCATGTGGTTCAACAGTTTGAGTCAGGATGGATTGCATTCATTAAGACATTTTGCTACGCCTCAGGATAAGTTACAAAAGTATGGCTGGGAAGTTTATGATCCAAGGATTGGTGGTAAAGAGATTTTtatcgatgaaaaaaacaacttGAATTTGACGGTGTATTTCGTAAAGAGCAAAAATGGAGAAAACTGGTCGGTGAGAGTTCACGGCAGACCCTTGGACCCCAAACAACCATCCACGGCGTCTGTTGTAGTGTATTTCAGTCAAAATGGTGGCGAAATTGATGGAATGTCCTCATTGGCAATGATAGATCGAGATGGACCTAATAATTTGAGATTTTTGGGGTATTCTAAAGAATTAGGAGAGTATGATCTTACGGTGAGAGACAACTTTGGTCAATATTTCAACAATCCAGCATATGAAAGTATGGAAGTGGCACCAGGAAGCGACTGCTCCAAAACAAGTCATCTATCACTCCAAATTCCAGACAATGAAGTTTGGAAAGCTCGTGATGTTTTCCAATCTCTAGTGAGCGATTCGATACGTGATatacttgaaaaagaagaaacaaagcAACGTCCGGCAGATTTGATACCAAGCGTATTGACCATTAGGAATCTGTACAATTTTAATCCTGGCAACTTTCATTACGTACAAAAGACATTTGATTTATCGAAGGAAGAGGGGTTTGAGTTTGATGTCACATATAATAAACTTGAAACGACTCAAAGCATCTCCACTAAAGAACAAATTACTGAGCTGATTACTTGGACACTGAATGAAATAAGTGCGCGCTTTGACAAACACTtcagttttgaagaagggcACGATTTGATTGAGAGCGTTGATGCTAAGAGAAAATTTACTTTGGAAACACTTTCAAACTTACTGGGAGGGATTGGTTATTTCTATGGGAAGCAACTGGTTGATCGTGAAactgaatttgatgaaagtCAATTTGCCGATATCAAGCTACTGAATGcgaaagaagaaggtcCATTTGAATTGTTTACCAGTGTTCCGAGCCGTGGCTTTTTTCCACGTGGCTTTTATTGGGATGAAGGCTTCCATCTTTTACAAATCATGGAATATGATTTTGATCTTGCCTTTGAAATCTTGGCTAGCTGGTTCGAAATGATCGAAGATGATAGTGGCTGGATTGCCAGAGAAATCATATTGGGTAATGAAGCAAGAAGTAAAGTTCCGGAGGAATTCCAAGTACAGAACCCTAACATTGCTAACCCACCAACTCTATTGCTTGCATTTAGTGAAATGCTTTCCAGagccattgaaaaaattggagaTTTTGGCAGTGCTACCAACGATCAGGTAATGTTTACTGGAAAAGCAAACAGTTTTATGACAAACAATCTAGAGGCGAACCCCGATTTACTGGCTGAATACGCTAAGAAGATTTACCCCAAACTATTAAAGCACTACAACTGGTTCAAAGAATCTCAAGCGGGTCTTATTGACGAATATGCGACAATATTGGAAGACGAAGGAATCTGGGATAAGATACATAAGAATGAAGTCTACAAGTGGGTTGGACGGACTTTCACACATTGTTTGCCAAGCGGTATGGATGATTATCCTAGAGCACAACCACCTGATGTGGCTGAATTGAACGTAGATGCCTTGGCATGGGTGGGAGTCATGACAAGGTCCATGAGGCAAATTGCTCATGTCTTGGAATTGACAGAGGACGAGGCAAAATATGCAGAAATTGAGCAAAATGTggtggaaaatttggatcTGCTACATTGgagtgaagaaaatgattgTTACTGTGACATCAGTATCGATCCCGAAGACGACGAAATCAGAGAATTCGTGTGCCATGAGGGTTATATCTCTTTGTTGCCATTTGCATTAAAACTCATCCCCAGGAACTCACCCAAGTTAGAGAAAATTGTCGCCTTGATGAGTGACccagaaaaattgttttctGAATATGGGCTGCTGTCATTATCAAGACAGGATGAATATTTTGGTAAGGATGAGAATTACTGGAGAGGCCCAATCTGGATGAACATCAATTACTTGTGCCTTGATGCAATGAGATACTACTATCCTGAGGTGACTTTTGACATGGCTGGTGAGGCTAGCAATGCCAAGAAACTGTACCAAAGCTTAAAGACTAATCTCAGTAACAACATTTACAAAGTCTGGAAAGAACAGGGCTATTGTTATGAAAACTACAGTCCGATAGATGGCCATGGCACTGGTGCTGAACATTTCACTGGTTGGACAGCACTGGTTGTGAACATTCTCGGGCGTTTCTGA
- the TRP5 gene encoding tryptophan synthase TRP5 (similar to Saccharomyces cerevisiae TRP5 (YGL026C); ancestral locus Anc_4.92) produces MSEQLRQTFANAKKENRNALVTFMTAGYPTVKDTVPILKGFQDGGVDIIELGMPFSDPIADGPTIQLSNTVALQNGVTLPQTLEMISQARNEGVTVPIILMGYYNPILNYGEEKFIQDAAKAGANGFIIVDLPPEEALKVRNYVYDNGLSLIPLVAPSTTDERLELLSHIANSFVYVVSRMGTTGVQSSVASDLDELVSRVRKYTKDTPIAVGFGVSTREHFQSVGSVSDGVVIGSKIVTLCGDAPEGKRYDVAKEYVEGILDGAKHKTLSKDDFFAFQKESLKSANVKREILDEFDENHKHPIRFGDFGGQYVPEALHACLRELEKGFDEAVADPTFWEDFKSLYPYMGRPSSLHKAERLTEHCQGAQIWLKREDLNHTGSHKINNALAQVLLAKRLGKKNVIAETGAGQHGVATATACAKFGLTCTVFMGAEDVRRQALNVFRMRILGAKVIAVTNGTKTLRDATSEAFRFWVTNLKTTYYVVGSAIGPHPYPTLVRTFQSVIGKETKEQFAALNNGKLPDAVVACVGGGSNSTGMFSPFEHDTSVKLLGVEAGGDGVDTKFHSATLTAGRPGVFHGVKTYVLQDSDGQVHDTHSVSAGLDYPGVGPELAYWKSTGRAQFIAATDAQALLGFKLLSQLEGIIPALESSHAVYGACELAKTMKPEQHLVINISGRGDKDVQSVAEVLPKLGPKIGWDLRFEEDPSA; encoded by the coding sequence ATGTCGGAACAACTCAGACAAACTTTTGCTAACGCCAAGAAAGAGAACAGGAACGCTCTGGTCACGTTCATGACCGCAGGTTACCCAACGGTCAAGGACACCGTCCCCATTCTCAAGGGTTTCCAAGATGGTGGCGTGGATATCATCGAATTAGGTATGCCATTCTCTGATCCAATTGCTGACGGTCCTACAATCCAACTATCCAACACTGTTGCTCTGCAAAACGGCGTTACTTTGCCTCAGACCTTAGAAATGATCTCTCAAGCCAGGAATGAAGGTGTCACCGTGCCCATCATCCTAATGGGTTACTACAACCCTATTTTAAACTATGGTGAGGAGAAGTTTATCCAAGATGCCGCTAAGGCCGGTGCCAATggttttattattgttgatCTGCCACCTGAGGAGGCATTGAAGGTGAGGAACTATGTCTACGATAACGGATTGAGTTTGATTCCTCTAGTCGCGCCTTCCACCACCGATGAAAGGTTGGAATTGCTTTCCCACATTGCCAATTCGTTTGTCTACGTTGTGTCAAGAATGGGTACCACCGGGGTTCAAAGTTCAGTTGCTAGTGACTTGGATGAACTTGTCTCCAGAGTCAGAAAGTACACCAAGGACACTCCCATAGCTGTCGGATTCGGTGTCTCCACCAGAGAGCATTTCCAATCCGTTGGTAGCGTTTCGGACGGTGTAGTCATCGGGTCTAAAATTGTCACATTATGCGGAGATGCTCCAGAAGGCAAGAGATACGATGTTGCTAAGGAATACGTGGAGGGAATCCTAGATGGCGCCAAGCACAAAACCTTGTCGAAGGACGATTTCTTTGCCTTCCAAAAGGAATCGTTGAAGTCTGCAAACGTTAAGAGGGAAATACTGGATGAATTCGATGAAAACCACAAGCATCCAATCAGATTTGGTGATTTTGGTGGTCAGTACGTCCCAGAAGCCCTCCATGCATGTCTAagagaattggaaaagggCTTCGATGAAGCGGTTGCTGATCCTACATTCTGGGAAGACTTCAAGTCCTTGTACCCATACATGGGCCGTCCTTCTTCACTACACAAAGCTGAACGATTGACTGAACATTGTCAAGGCGCTCAAATCTGGTTAAAGAGAGAAGATCTTAACCATACCGGGTCTCACAAGATCAATAACGCCCTAGCGCAAGTTCTTTTAGCCAAGAGGTTGGGTAAGAAAAATGTCATCGCTGAAACCGGTGCCGGTCAACACGGTGTTGCCACTGCTACTGCATGTGCTAAGTTTGGATTGACTTGTACTGTCTTCATGGGTGCGGAAGATGTCCGTCGTCAGGCTTTGAACGTCTTTAGAATGAGAATCCTTGGTGCCAAGGTGATTGCTGTCACCAATGGTACAAAAACTTTAAGAGACGCCACTTCGGAAGCATTCAGATTTTGGGTTACTAACCTGAAGACCACTTACTATGTCGTCGGTTCTGCTATCGGTCCTCATCCATACCCAACTTTGGTCAGAACTTTCCAAAGTGTCATTGGTAAGGAAACTAAGGAACAGTTTGCCGCGCTAAATAATGGCAAATTACCTGATGCTGTTGTTGCATGTGTCGGTGGTGGTTCCAATTCCACAGGTATGTTCTCACCATTTGAACATGATACTTCCGTCAAGCTATTGGGTGTAGAAGctggtggtgatggtgtAGACACAAAATTCCACTCTGCTACTTTAACAGCTGGTAGGCCTGGTGTCTTCCATGGTGTTAAGACCTACGTCTTGCAAGATAGCGACGGTCAAGTCCATGATACACACTCCGTTTCCGCTGGGCTAGACTACCCAGGTGTTGGTCCGGAGTTGGCATATTGGAAGTCCACTGGGCGTGCTCAATTCATCGCTGCCACCGATGCTCAAGCTCTACTCGGTTTCAAATTACTGTCTCAATTAGAAGGTATTATTCCTGCTTTGGAATCCTCCCATGCCGTTTATGGTGCGTGTGAATTGGCCAAGACGATGAAACCTGAACAGCATTTGGTCATCAATATTTCCGGTAGAGGTGACAAAGATGTGCAAAGTGTCGCTGAAGTCTTACCAAAATTAGGTCCAAAGATTGGCTGGGATTTGAGATTCGAAGAAGATCCATCTGCTTAA
- the PGD1 gene encoding Pgd1p (similar to Saccharomyces cerevisiae PGD1 (YGL025C); ancestral locus Anc_4.93): MDSIIAADVKLEDLEVALAKNENETRDNVCKEISEARDEILPLRLQFNEFIQTMASIDKDGPKQGSRMARYLQVRDKILQLNGRFQSLSSHLEALQPLFSTVPEYLKTADNKDRSFQLLEPLSTYNQNGTVAGPAAAVVNTSHSTAASTPTTTTPHANPIAHAHAHSLSQPNSMATMQQHSLAGKRGHKGSSSIGTPNAPNSTVAAATAATKKPRKPRQTKKAKAQAQAQAQAQAQAQAQAQVYSQQSAVQTPITASMAAALPNPTPNMINSVSPTNVMGTPLTNMMSPMANGYSLGGQTQGGGQPAMPQFNNNGNGTNPNPSTNSNNTPLQSQLNLNNLTPANILNMSMNTDFQQQQQPQQPQQPQQQLPQQPQQQYNMNMGMNTMNNNGKELDSLDLNNLELGGLNMDFL; the protein is encoded by the coding sequence ATGGATTCGATCATAGCCGCAGATGTCAAGCTAGAGGACTTGGAAGTAGCGTTGGCCAAGAACGAGAATGAAACCAGAGACAACGTGTGTAAAGAAATCAGCGAGGCACGCGACGAAATTCTACCATTGCGATTGCAGTTCAATGAATTCATACAGACGATGGCAAGCATAGATAAGGACGGGCCCAAACAGGGGAGCCGGATGGCCAGATACCTACAGGTCAGAGACAAGATCTTACAGCTGAATGGTAGGTTCCAGTCTCTGTCTTCCCATTTGGAGGCACTGCAACCGTTATTCAGTACTGTTCCAGAATACTTGAAAACCGCAGATAACAAAGACAGAAGCTTCCAGCTCTTGGAACCGTTGAGTACCTACAACCAAAACGGCACGGTCGCTGGTCCGGCTGCGGCCGTCGTGAACACTAGTCACTCCACAGCAGCCTCGACCCCCACAACTACCACCCCTCATGCAAATCCGATCGCACATGCGCATGCACATTCACTTTCCCAGCCAAATTCCATGGCTACGATGCAACAGCACTCCCTGGCGGGCAAGAGAGGCCATAAGGGCAGTAGTAGTATCGGAACTCCCAATGCACCTAATAGCACCGTAGCAGCAGCAACTGCAGCTACcaagaaaccaagaaaacCAAGACAAACCAAGAAGGCAAAGGCTCAGGCCCAGGCACAAGCTCAAGCCCAGGCTCAAGCCCAGGCCCAAGCACAGGTGTACTCACAGCAATCGGCCGTTCAGACACCAATAACGGCATCGATGGCGGCTGCGCTTCCCAACCCAACCCCCAACATGATCAACAGCGTCTCGCCTACGAATGTCATGGGCACGCCGTTGACCAACATGATGTCGCCTATGGCCAACGGATACTCATTGGGGGGCCAGACTCAAGGGGGAGGACAACCCGCTATGCCACAGTTCAATAATAATGGCAACGGAACCAATCCAAACCCAAGTACAAACTCCAACAACACTCCGCTACAGTCGCAGTTGAACCTAAACAACCTAACCCCAGCAAATATCCTAAACATGAGCATGAATACTGATTtccaacaacagcaacaaccaCAACAACCGCAACAACCGCAACAACAACTGCCCCAGCAGCCCCAGCAGCAGTACAATATGAATATGGGCATGAACACCATGAACAACAACGGCAAAGAACTCGATTCTCTGGACCTGAACAATCTGGAACTAGGTGGCCTAAACATGGACTTCTTGTGA
- the PIB2 gene encoding Pib2p (similar to Saccharomyces cerevisiae PIB2 (YGL023C); ancestral locus Anc_4.97), translating to MTALHSVTKTPAIKEEEEDGEERNGGGVPLGPRNDDYHGRDGGGGSGADTVTSPITFEKQKVVPRASMHSEQSILSSISLKSMVNQHRQQQLQQEGSTGTGTAQSHPHSGFVDRKQQIQSPAMVSILRKSSAEENARSCYSSKTGDGLTDTRKPSTGKEIGRMLPFTDDQKANPELDPTSTAASNSKGEKKKKKTKKKKKSKAVFNELENDADEDDEVRQKNLTTQALRKLSSFKMNASSNLRLSNENKAKGSSSSSTSSMSSLSSSKPENIADKLTTTNSSSMTQLRFGNTNVIIDSVNHAAAARPPHQQMLRKPSLDFLPQPTSSANLNFNSNKHTSNVRQINNPKKPLYIPAVLRKVSETNITNDDLLNATMSSYYKKNFNLEHSLNPSAGQSAGAQNANNLRIISSQSSVQSNTSSILESYKNKISSYLFPNSIPNNDRINLIPTISNRNSTRVNPPTKDHWIADSKRNSCRYCHKPFTLWERKHHCRHCGDIFCQDHLRHWLYLDSQANFIMIKELNNGGVNGGGTLCKICDDCLVEYENLSTSSHNSNTNENNGNSEGGDGNDGNDDDDKKKKLRNYYKNRQMNNLFGPRKGGPPQEHAAADQDTITPIQVRSNEDDPENESAGKEQEEGNDVLGSVIGSVPANWNWSSF from the coding sequence ATGACCGCGTTGCATAGTGTGACCAAAACACCCGCGATcaaggaagaggaggaggatGGTGAGGAGCGAAACGGCGGAGGAGTCCCCCTGGGGCCCAGGAACGATGACTATCATGGAAGAGATGGGGGTGGTGGAAGCGGTGCTGACACTGTGACGTCTCCTATCACGTTTGAAAAGCAGAAAGTGGTCCCCAGGGCATCGATGCACTCCGAGCAGAGTATTCTAAGCAGCATTTCACTGAAGTCGATGGTTAATCAACATCGGCAGCAGCAGTTGCAGCAGGAGGGTTCCACGGGAACTGGAACTGCGCAGTCGCACCCCCATTCTGGGTTTGTTGACAGGAAGCAACAGATTCAATCGCCGGCGATGGTGTCGATCTTAAGGAAAAGCTCTGCGGAGGAAAACGCTCGCAGCTGCTACAGCAGTAAGACCGGTGATGGGCTGACGGATACTAGGAAGCCTTCCACTGGCAAGGAGATTGGTAGGATGTTGCCCTTCACGGATGATCAAAAAGCGAATCCTGAGTTAGACCCGACCAGCACTGCGGCAAGCAATAGCAAGGGcgagaagaagaagaagaagacaaagaagaagaagaagagcaaaGCTGTGTTCAACGAGTTGGAGAATGATGCGGACGAGGATGACGAGGTTCGACAGAAAAACCTAACTACACAGGCGCTACGGAAACTGTCATCGTTCAAGATGAATGCGAGTTCCAATTTGCGGTTGAGCAACGAGAACAAAGCGAAGGGTTCTTCGTCCTCGTCCACGTCCTCTATGTCCTCGTTGTCATCGTCCAAACCGGAAAACATCGCCGACAAACTTACCACGACGAATTCCAGTTCCATGACGCAATTAAGGTTCGGCAACACGAACGTCATCATCGACTCGGTGAACCACGCGGCTGCTGCGAGGCCACCGCACCAACAGATGCTAAGGAAGCCCTCGCTGGACTTCTTACCGCAGCCTACTTCGAGCGCAAATCTGAATTTCAACTCCAACAAGCACACGTCAAATGTGAGACAGATCAACAACCCCAAGAAGCCGCTGTACATTCCCGCCGTGCTCAGGAAAGTCTCAGAGACGAACATAACCAACGATGACCTGTTGAATGCAACGATGTCCTCTTACTACAAGAAGAACTTTAACTTGGAACACAGCCTCAATCCGAGTGCAGGACAATCCGCTGGTGCCCAGAACGCAAACAACCTGAGAATCATATCCTCTCAATCCAGCGTTCAATCAAACACGTCGTCCATCTTGGAAAGctacaaaaacaaaatatctTCGTATTTGTTCCCGAACTCCATCCCGAATAACGACAGAATCAACTTGATACCAACCATCTCGAACAGAAACTCCACCAGGGTCAACCCGCCCACCAAGGACCACTGGATTGCCGACAGCAAAAGAAACTCGTGTCGCTACTGCCACAAACCTTTCACGCTATGGGAGAGGAAGCATCATTGCAGACACTGCGGAGATATCTTTTGTCAGGACCACCTGCGTCACTGGCTGTACCTGGATTCGCAGGCAAACTTTATCATGATCAAGGAACTGAACAACGGCGGCGTCAACGGCGGCGGCACGCTGTGCAAGATATGCGACGACTGCCTAGTCGAGTACGAGAACCTATCAACCTCGAGTCATAATTCCAACACGAACGAGAATAACGGCAACAGCGAGGGCGGTGACGGCAACGACGGCaacgacgacgacgataagaaaaagaaactccGCAATTACTACAAGAATAGGCAGATGAACAACCTTTTCGGGCCGAGGAAGGGCGGTCCACCTCAGGAGCACGCTGCAGCCGACCAAGACACGATAACTCCCATCCAGGTGAGATCGAACGAGGACGACCCAGAAAACGAGAGCGCTGGGAAGGAGCAAGAGGAAGGTAACGATGTTCTGGGCAGCGTGATCGGCTCTGTGCCCGCAAACTGGAACTGGAGTAGTTTCTGA
- the STT3 gene encoding dolichyl-diphosphooligosaccharide--protein glycosyltransferase subunit STT3 (similar to Saccharomyces cerevisiae STT3 (YGL022W); ancestral locus Anc_4.98) — translation MGSERSCVLSVFQTILKLVIFVAIFGAAISSRLFAVIKFESIIHEFDPWFNYRATKYLVNNSFYKFLNWFDDRTWYPLGRVTGGTLYPGLMTTSAFIWHALRNWLGLPIDIRNICVLFAPLFSGVTAWATYEFTKEIKDASAGLLAAGFIAIVPGYISRSVAGSYDNEAIAITLLMVTFMFWIKAQKTGSIMHATCAALFYFYMVSAWGGYVFITNLIPLHVFLLILMGRYSSKLYSAYTTWYAIGTVASMQIPFVGFLPIRSNDHMAALGVFGLVQIVAFGDFIKGQISTAKFKVIMMVSLFLILLVGVVGLSALTYMGLIAPWTGRFYSLWDTNYAKIHIPIIASVSEHQPVSWPAFFFDTHFLIWLFPAGVFLLFLDLKDEHVFVIAYSVLCSYFAGVMVRLMLTLTPVICVSAAVALSKIFDIYLDFKTSDRKYVVKPTALLAKLIVSGSFIFYLYLFVFHSTWVTKTAYSSPSVVLPSQTPDGKLALIDDFREAYYWLRMNSEEDSKVAAWWDYGYQIGGMADRTTLVDNNTWNNTHIAIVGKAMASPEEKSYEILKEHDVDYVLVIFGGLIGFGGDDINKFLWMIRISEGIWPEEIKERDFYTPEGEYRVDARASKTMRNSLLYKMSYKDFPQMFNDGQGTDRVRQQLITPQDVPPLDYFDEVFTSENWMVRIYQLKKDDVQGRSLKDVGDSTRSSTKARRSVKRPELGLRV, via the coding sequence ATGGGATCTGAACGGTCGTGTGTTTTGTCTGTGTTCCAGACCATCCTTAAGCTCGTCATCTTCGTGGCGATCTTTGGGGCTGCTATATCGTCACGTTTGTTCGCCGTCATCAAATTTGAGTCTATTATCCACGAGTTTGACCCCTGGTTCAATTACAGGGCTACCAAATACCTTGTCAATAACTCGTTTTACAAGTTTCTAAACTGGTTTGACGATCGTACCTGGTACCCCCTCGGAAGGGTTACTGGGGGTACTTTATATCCCGGATTGATGACCACCAGTGCGTTTATCTGGCACGCTCTGCGCAATTGGCTGGGCTTGCCCATCGACATCAGGAACATTTGCGTCCTGTTTGCACCGCTGTTTTCTGGAGTCACCGCCTGGGCCACCTACGAGTTTACGAAGGAGATAAAGGATGCCAGCGCTGGGCTTCTGGCTGCAGGCTTCATCGCCATTGTCCCCGGTTACATATCTAGATCCGTGGCTGGGTCCTACGATAACGAGGCCATTGCCATTACTTTGTTGATGGTCACCTTCATGTTCTGGATCAAGGCCCAAAAGACCGGCTCCATCATGCATGCCACATGCGCCGCATTGTTCTACTTCTATATGGTCTCTGCTTGGGGTGGCTACGTGTTCATCACCAACTTGATCCCACTCCACGTCTTTTTGCTGATTTTGATGGGCAGATACTCGTCCAAGCTGTATTCCGCTTATACCACATGGTACGCCATCGGGACCGTTGCATCCATGCAGATCCCGTTTGTCGGTTTCTTGCCCATCAGATCCAACGACCACATGGCCGCGTTGGGTGTTTTTGGCTTGGTGCAGATTGTCGCCTTCGGTGACTTCATCAAGGGCCAAATCAGCACAGCCAAGTTTAAAGTTATCATGATGGTTTCCTTGTTTTTGATCCTGTTGGTTGGTGTGGTCGGACTTTCCGCTTTGACCTACATGGGGTTGATTGCCCCCTGGACCGGTAGATTCTATTCGTTATGGGATACCAACTATGCCAAGATCCATATCCCCATCATTGCCTCCGTCTCTGAACATCAACCGGTCTCATGGCCcgctttcttctttgacaCTCACTTTTTGATCTGGTTATTCCCCGCGGGCGTATTCTTGCTGTTCCTCGACTTGAAAGACGAACACGTCTTCGTTATCGCTTACTCCGTCCTGTGTTCATACTTTGCGGGTGTCATGGTTAGACTAATGTTGACCTTGACTCCAGTTATCTGTGTGTCCGCTGCCGTAGCATTGTCCAAAATCTTTGACATCTATTTGGATTTCAAGACCAGCGATCGTAAGTACGTCGTTAAACCAACTGCTCTATTGGCGAAACTGATTGTTTCCGGatcattcattttttacttGTACCTATTCGTTTTCCATTCCACTTGGGTAACAAAAACTGCATACTCCTCTCCTTCTGTTGTTTTGCCCTCGCAAACTCCAGATGGTAAACTGGCCTTGATCGACGATTTCAGAGAAGCTTACTACTGGCTAAGAATGAACTCAGAAGAGGACAGCAAAGTCGCAGCATGGTGGGATTACGGTTACCAAATTGGTGGTATGGCAGACAGGACGACTTTAGTCGATAACAACACATGGAACAATACACATATTGCCATTGTCGGTAAGGCGATGGCCTCCCCCGAGGAAAAATCTTACGAAATTCTCAAGGAACATGACGTTGATTACGTCTTGGTCATCTTTGGTGGTCTAATTGGGTTTGGTGGTGACGATATCAACAAGTTTCTGTGGATGATCAGGATTAGCGAAGGGATCTGGCCCGAAGAGATCAAAGAGCGTGACTTCTACACCCCAGAAGGAGAATATAGAGTGGACGCAAGGGCCTCAAAGACCATGAGAAACTCGCTACTGTACAAGATGTCCTACAAGGATTTCCCACAAATGTTCAATGATGGTCAGGGTACCGACAGAGTGCGCCAACAGTTGATTACCCCACAAGATGTTCCACCACTAGACTACTTCGATGAAGTGTTCACATCCGAAAACTGGATGGTCAGAATATACCAACTGAAAAAGGATGACGTCCAAGGTAGGTCTTTAAAAGACGTTGGTGATTCAACCAGATCCTCCACAAAGGCAAGAAGGTCCGTAAAGAGACCTGAATTGGGTCTAAGAGTATAA